Below is a window of Saccharomonospora viridis DSM 43017 DNA.
GGGTGCCGTCGGCAAGGCCCTCGCGCTACGGCCGCGGGGCAAGGGGTGGGCCGCCGTCACGGGTGATCCGCAACCCGGCATCTACGGTGTCGCGGCACCCGTGCGAGGTGTGGTCGGGGTCAGGGCGGCGCTGGGCGTGGTGTCGTTCACGGCCCTGGACAACTCGGTGGTCGGTCCTCGGCTCGTGGAGGCGGCGAACACCCTCGTCGAGACGTTGCGCGCTTGAGTTCCGGCGTCGGACGACGTGCCCGGGGCCGTCCGGTCAGCCGAGGAGCGCGTTGCCGAAGGCCAGGGCGGAGAGCCCGGCGAAGACGAATCCGGCCACGCGTTGCAGCAGTCGGGGTCGCAGCCGGGAACGGATCTTGCGGCCGAGCAGCACCGCGACCGTCGCGACGGTGATGAGCGCGGTGAGTGCGCCGAGACCCACGGCGAAGGGCTGCGCCGAACGCGCCACCAGGCCCGCTGTGGCGAGTTGTGAGGCATCGCCCCATTCCGCCGCGAACAACACTCCGAACGAGGTCAGGCTCGCGCGCCGGAATGTGGCGGGGGCTCCCCCTCGTGCCGCGTCGTGTGCGGAGTCCTCACCGGTTCGGAAACCCTCACGCAGCAGCATGGCGGCACCGAGACCGAACAGCGCTCCGACGATCACGGACACCAGCTGATCGGGCAGGAATGTCAGTGCGCTGCCGAATCCGACGGCGATGAGTGCCTGTCCGACGAACGCGGCCACTGCGCCGACGAGAACCGCGTCATGCCGAAAACGCGTGGTGAGCACCAGTGTCGCGACAAATGTCTTATCGGGGAGTTCGACGGCCGTCACCAACGCGAACGTCGTCACAAAAGCCAGAAGAGCGGCTGACATGACAGGCACTCACCCCTTCCTCTGCAACGATAAAGGGGAGGGGTGGGAATTCCTAGTGGATGATCTAGGCGAATTGTTTTTTCAGGTTCGTTGAGAATTGTTTGAAGGCATGCCTAACGATTTTTTTCGTTATGCCGTAATCACAATTCCGGGCTGTCGACACGTGGGTGACGGGACCTTGGTCCCGTTCGATACAGGACCACGGGACCTGACGGAAACCCCCGGTCAGAAGGCATCTTGATCTTATGGAAGTCCTGGACCTCGCACGTTGGCAGTTCGGCATCACGACCGTCTACCACTTCCTTATGGTGCCGCTCACAATCGGGCTTTCCGTCCTCGTTGCCGGCATGCAGACGGCGTGGGTGCGAACCGGCGACGTGCGGTACTACCGCATGACGAGGTTCTGGGGGAAGTTGCTTCTCGTCAACTTCGCCATGGGCGTGGTGACGGGCATAGTCCAGGAATTCCAGTTCGGCATGAACTGGAGCGAGTACTCACGCTTCGTCGGTGACGTGTTCGGGGCGCCACTGGCGATGGAGGGTCTCGTCGCCTTCTTCGTCGAATCGACCTTCCTCGGCCTGTGGATCTTCGGTTGGGATCGACTTCCCAAACGGGTTCACCTGGCCTGCGCGTGGGCGTTCTCACTGGCGACCGTCGCCTCGGCCTACTTCATCCTCGCCGCGAACTCCTGGATGCAGCATCCGGTGGGGGCGGAGTTCGTGGACGGCAGGCCCACGATGACCTCCATCTGGGCGGTGCTGACGAACTCCACGGCGCTGGCGGCCATCCCGCACACCGTCGCGGGTTCGTTCGCCGTCGCCGCGGCCTTCCTCGTCGGTATCGCCGCCTGGCACCTGTGGCGTAAGCGGCACACCGAGGACGAGCACCGGCCGGTCTGGCGTTCGTCGGTGAAGCTCGGCGCGTGGGTCGGTGCCGTCTCGTTCGCCGTCCTCCTGGTCACCGGCGACATCCAGGGCAAGCTCATGTTCGAACAGCAGCCGATGAAGATGGCCGCCGCCGAGGCGCTGTGTCACACCGAGCAGCCGGGGAGCTTCTCGATCATCGCCGTCGGTGACGTGGCCGACGCCGACTGTGAGAGCGTGAAGACGTTCAACGTCCCGGCGCTGCTGTCGTTCCTGGCGCACGGCGACTTCGAGACCGAGGTCAAAGGCGTCGACGACCTCGTCGTCGAGTACCAGGAGCGCTACGGCACGCACTACCCGGACGATCCCGCGCTCGGCGAGCTCGCCGGGAAACCGATCGACTACGTGCCCAGCCTGCCGGTGACGTACTGGGGCTTCCGCATCATGATCGGCTTCGGTGCGTTGGGCGCCGCCATCGGCATGGTGACGCTGTGGCTGACCCGGCGGGGCCGGATCCCGGATTCC
It encodes the following:
- a CDS encoding cytochrome ubiquinol oxidase subunit I, which translates into the protein MEVLDLARWQFGITTVYHFLMVPLTIGLSVLVAGMQTAWVRTGDVRYYRMTRFWGKLLLVNFAMGVVTGIVQEFQFGMNWSEYSRFVGDVFGAPLAMEGLVAFFVESTFLGLWIFGWDRLPKRVHLACAWAFSLATVASAYFILAANSWMQHPVGAEFVDGRPTMTSIWAVLTNSTALAAIPHTVAGSFAVAAAFLVGIAAWHLWRKRHTEDEHRPVWRSSVKLGAWVGAVSFAVLLVTGDIQGKLMFEQQPMKMAAAEALCHTEQPGSFSIIAVGDVADADCESVKTFNVPALLSFLAHGDFETEVKGVDDLVVEYQERYGTHYPDDPALGELAGKPIDYVPSLPVTYWGFRIMIGFGALGAAIGMVTLWLTRRGRIPDSKWFPRMALAGIALPFIANSAGWIFTEMGRQPFVVVPNPSGVDGVWMFTATAVSDLTAGEVWTSLIALTLVYAVLAAVEVFLIARYVRGGVEGVLPDGAEPGGDDDSDDDALAFAY
- a CDS encoding TMEM165/GDT1 family protein, with protein sequence MSAALLAFVTTFALVTAVELPDKTFVATLVLTTRFRHDAVLVGAVAAFVGQALIAVGFGSALTFLPDQLVSVIVGALFGLGAAMLLREGFRTGEDSAHDAARGGAPATFRRASLTSFGVLFAAEWGDASQLATAGLVARSAQPFAVGLGALTALITVATVAVLLGRKIRSRLRPRLLQRVAGFVFAGLSALAFGNALLG